atttagaggcgcgcacgtgtcgtagtagaggcgcgcacgtagcatgtacacgtacgtacagcggccagtgtgcaagaaagaaaatacggccacgtacgtacatacgggcgggtctcgaacacctactcgcgcatgcgtatggccagggctcatgtacatggctgggtcggaacggagaaacagtgtcgtcgtcgtgttcatggggagccaaccggctgggtcggaacggaatgcgtcgtcgtgttcatcgggagggcttggacggaacaggcggtggaaacgaggcctggcgtaccgcaaaacggaggaaacggccttgtgttcgaccggccatgttcgaaacgggatcctgttcatcgggaggggtctggcgtaccgcaaaacggaggaaaacggacttgtgttggacctcctacggtcgaaacagggtcctgttgatcgggaggggtgtggcgtaccgcaaaacggacgaaacggacttgtgttggagtgctacggttgaaacgggggtcctgttcatcgggaggggtgtggcgtatcgcaaaacgggactccacgggatactgttcatctccaccgtcgacctcctctggcctccacgggctactgttcatccaccgtcgacctcctccagcctccacctgcgactgttcatccacgggctcctgttcatccagcctccaccgcgtgctactccaccggctactgttcaaccacccctctccacgggctcctgttcaaccacccctccacgggcttctgttcatccacccctccaccgtctagtgttcatccagccctccacagggtcgtcctgttcatccagccctccacggggtcctgttcatccagccccaaccggctcgatcgatcggggtccagttcatccagaggcaacaccacggggtcctgttcatccacccccaccgctcactgttcatccaccccccggcaacactcactgttcatccaaaggcagcatcgatcggcttcagttagcagcagtagcgaaggaatcgcttgatcgctcgggttcagtaatgcgtagcctgcagtgcaatcgctcgggttcagttaggcgacgcctcgctcgggttcagttagagcccaacgcctcgcacacacgcgcgtacgtgtacgagataaacgcgcatcgctcggcccccgaccacccaccgtaaccgggaactcgccgaaattttcctcgccctcgcttctaccatggttttttccgtcatggacggcccacagaatgtcatgcagctgcgtctctggcccgcccaggacgaaaagcccattttctgtcatgattttttgtcatagaagtaggtgcccaccacatctatgatgataccggatttcgtcacaattatcgtcatagaagtgtcataagtatgacgggGGAAAAATtcgtccggcccaaaatgtcacggatgtgtcttttttttgtagtgacatgggATTTATGAATAATTGCGATGAAGTGCATGGATGATGGAATTCAGTTCCTTACCactgatgagtgatatttttacactcattcacCTTTGCTTAATCTGAGACATTTCATTTAAAAAGTGATGATCACTCCAatattgctactaatgactaatgagTGGAAATgattccacaaatcctctctttgatgtgtttccaTAGTAAATGAGCTAAAAAGGGAAGAAATCACATGTGAAAATGGAAAGGAAGGAGAATGGAGGAAGAAGGAACCAACAGGAGGCGTTTCTGCGGAAATAGAGCAAAATACGATGTCCCATACAGGCGAACGCGCCCGTATGAGCGCCCGTATGTTGTGGAAACCGAGGCAGATCGTCCACCTAAACAACTTTTATAAAGGGGACCCCTCGAAATGTCAACAGGGGAAGCCAGAACAGATCATTGACAACAACCACAtcatcatcttcgtcttcatccacaaaccctagtcaccGGCATCTCTATCTCCATAGCCACCATCACCACCAGATTGCTTCCTCGTCTAGTTCATACTTGCAATCGTGCATCGCACAAGacatccattgtaagacatatttgcAATCAATTAATCTTTAAGATGTGTTCTTCTCgcgatctgatctccatgtgtgagtagtttggtaaggtatgggttgaggcgTGAGCCTTGCAACCCTCTGTATTTGTTGTGGGGATCACTAGAAGGGCTTTGAATTAACATCTCGTATTTGTGAAATAAAATTATTCCATAGATGTCTCTTGTTTTGTCCACGATCTTCATCCCTGCAagtacccaggatcatggagacCGAGCACCGATGAGGCTAGGAGCAAGGATACCGTGAAGTGTTATACCGAACAGCGGTGACAGTAAGGTTTAGTAGGGTAACATGGGTCATATCCTTGGGGATACATGAGGTGCAGTCATTGAACGCCCAAGGCTCCTGTCTAATTTCATTATCGAGGCAACCCCACGCGACGGATAGGGCTTGCTGTAGGACAACTGTTATTGATGTAGGACTCGTGCCAGTCAAGATGTtgtttggacacatcccccacttcgaTTCGTAACAAGCACGTCTCGATGGGTGACTTCCAGcgcacaaattaagatcatatctggtcccaacacaaatacatggttgtaagcattaatACCTCATACCCGTACATCTTTTTAATATAAGTGCTTGAATCACTATTTGCTTGCTTGATCCGGTCAAAAGCTGGATTTGACATTTTAACATAAGCTTACTAGAGACCATTGCTCCAAGGGCATCTtcctctcgtgggttcgataacCCAGGGTCACCTTTGCGAAATAGGTGTGGGTTGCACTTTTCTGTTCCATTACCAGATCAATAAAAGGACGTATTAAGCActttttctggtgtcgttgccggggaggagtTTTGTATTCCTAGtatttgtgtttagagtttttgttaaagttaattttcagtttttgtttttactttttcttagttttagtttttattttgtTGCAAGTTTTGTCAATTGAGAAAAACCGAAAAGATTACTATGGCTCATAATCTTGGGAGTTTTGCAATTCACAGCAACAACTTCATGCATCTACCTATAACACAACATGATGTTGCAGCCGCTGAGTATATGAGATCAAACCGAACCTAGTTTCCATGGTTCAACAGATTCAATTTGGTGGCTCTGCTTCTGAGGATGCCGGTATGCACTTGCATAATTTTAGTGAATTGTGCAACATGACACGCATTAAAGATTGCGACCCTGTCGCTCTGAAGTTGCGtctatttcctttctctttgagaGGAAAAGCTAAGGAATGGCTTCTAGATCTACCTAGAGGCAGTATTACTTCTTGGGATGATTGTTGCAGTAAATTATTATCTAAGTTTTGTCCACCTGCAAAGATTATGCAATTACGTTATCAGATTACAGGTTACAAGCAGGAAGAACGTGAGACACTATTACTTGCGTGGGATAGAATGAAAGAAGCTATAAGGAATCCGAGGGCCGACGTGAAGGATCGAACTCGCCTAGAAAGCCGAAGACCAAGATAATGAAGCTACCCAGAGGAAGGAGCTCCTATCCTTGGTTTGCAgacaagttcaggggctactgacgatgTCCTGAAATAGGGGGTGCACACCACGTCGGCCTACTGTTCATGGGCCAGGCCAACGAGCCACAAACAATTGAAGAATGGGATCCATGTGCCATGCCCCTGGCATAACCAAGATGGAGACCTCCGAAGACTTGGCGTATACTCCAAGGCGTGTTTGAATAATCAACATGTTTATCCCCATGTCGTAACCGACCATATGTAAACCCTAGATGCCATTGGTGCCTATATAAGCCgtggggtttagtccatagaggcaagcTTTTCAAGGTTTAGAGGTTAGAACCCcttcatacgatctcgaggtagatcatactGTACTTTATACCCCATCCACAATTAATATAACatgagcaggacgtagggttttacctcttcgagagggcccgaacctggataaatatcGTGTCCCTATTCTTCCTATTACCATCATTCCCATATCACCGGCTCGGgatcccctactcgagatccgACGGTTTTAGCACCTACATGCACTAGGACAAGAGCATCATGTATATTGTCTCGTATTAATAGACTTCCTAGTTTTATCTATATTTCAAGCAATTTACCGTCGAAGGAGTTTTTTGATAAAGACAAGACAACAAGGGGACTTCCTCTCATTTCCCCACCTAACCCTAAGCGGCTAGGGAAAACTTTCCCATCCAGACTTCATCGAAGAGcccgtggattcgcctcccctctgTGTGCCGCTCGGACAGCAGATGGCGGTGAGGAGAACCTCGGTGCCTCCGCTCCTGTTAGTAGTTTAAGTTAGATTTTTTAGTCCTCACAGGTGCGACGCTCGGACGGATGGCGACACCTTTTCTTCGAGTTTGTCTTTTGTGCTTCGATTCTTCTTGAGTTCGTCCGTTTAGACGTAGTCGACAGAGCTCTGGCGTAGATTCATGACATCTCCTTGGGGtgatgaggttagggtttctcgtaaTGTGGCGAGATTTGGTGTTAGGTGCTTTAGATCTATATACAAGGGTTCAACAATGACGACTGCGACTCCAGTGcgttggtccttaggggcacgcaCAGAAAGATTTTTCAGCTGTCATCAACCAGGTCAAGCTGGCTATGGTAGGACATCGCGTTGATGACTCTTTCTAACGGCAGTAGTGGTCGTTCGGTGGTCTTAAAATCTCGATGTAATTTCTATTATGTCTCAGATTGTCTGTATTTCGATAAACTTTTATAATAGATctaaaatcatttaaaaaaattcagatcaCAGTGCAGATGAACGACGGTGTAGGCCGTGCCCCATCAGCACACGTGCCAAAAATGTATTCGGTTTGGCTAGTTCACATCTAGatattttttaaggatgtcacatctaaactcCCAAAATATATAATGCagtaacaaaaaacaaaaaaactaggacaaaaaaaaatAGACCTCAAACAAAGTGAACATTAGCTTAAATGTGAcgtaactatgtcacatctagatgtgtcctaaacaGACCCAAATGTATTTTCCTCACAAGGCAGAGGGTGTTTCTCCAACTCTTGCTTGGCGGGTGTAATCAAGCGTAATCCTGCGGAGGGGGGGTCGCATTCGCGGTGCTGAAAAGAGGAAAACCCTCACATGCAGGAGCCACCATCATCGAGGTTCTGGAAATCTCTGAGACCTCGATTATCTTTTACTCTACTTACTTATTAGCCAGCCACCATCACGGGACGAGAtttcttttccttttactagcTCCGGGTCCAACTGCCAAGAGACCTCGCCGCTGGGGAACTGAGCAAAAGGAGGAATACCTCTGCTCAGCCGCGCACACTTGATCCCCCTCCCAATCAAATcacctctctcccccctctctctctctgtctgcccCTCGCCGCGCCCCTCTCTCCTCCCCCGCCGATCCCGCGCGGCTACCGGAGGCCCGGCTGCGGCGGCGACGAGGCGGCAGGCGATGACATCGACCCCGCAGCCTCCCCGCGATCGCGcgcacgccgccccgcccgcgCAGGACCTCACCGGCCTCGGCCTCGCGGCCGCGAGGTCCCTCCGCCACCGCCCACCTCGCCAAGGGTCGATGCCTTCAGGTGAGCATGGCGCCAGCGTCAGTCCGTGATCTCCCTGTCATCGCCACCAGCCTGCGAAGTCCGTGAACTGCAGCGCTCTAGTGTTTTCCTTCCTGTTATTTTCTGCTCAGAGGTCAAATAGATAGTTCACTCACACAAGTCCCCAAAACTCGATCACTTGACATCTTCTCACTGACTGAAGAATTTCATGGTGTTTGGCAGGTTCTGTGGAGCACCAGACCATTTCAGGCTCACTGATCCACTCAATGATTCAGTTCTGCGGAGCACCAGAGTACTTCATGTTCAATGATCCGCAGCCGGTGATCCCACACCATGTGGCCGCGGAACCCAGTCACAATGCTCCCGTGGCCACCCTCTCCAGGGCCACCAACACAGAGACTGACAACCCCGAAGACTGGGAGTTCATCTCGGATGAGTCGCTCAACTACATCAGCCGGATGCTCATGGAGGAGGACATTGATGAGAAGGTCAGCGTGTACCAGGAGGAGTCAGCCACTCTCCGTGCTACCGCAAAGCCCTTCTATGACATCCTTGGGCACAAGTTCCCGCCGTCCCCTGACCGCACGCTCACGACTTGGTCCCTGGACAGCCCCAGTGAGAGCAGCAGCAGCGGTCATGCCCAGTCCTTGTCCAGTGTGGGTACTAGCGGCAGCATCGGTGGTGCGGTTCATAGCAACCAGTGCCATAATGTTGGACACTCTGAGCAGCTGGAAGCTTATCGCGGCTTGTGTGGCCGATCTTCTCAGCCACTGGTTGCCCCACCAAGTGGTGTTTCTGATGCAGCAGAGTCACTAGAAGATCCTTTGATCACCAACGGCAGGATCCCCGAGTATTTGTTCGAGAGCCTTCCAACTTGGGATTTCAGGAGAGGTGTCGAGGAAGCACAGAAGTTTCTCCCTGGTGGTGATAAGCTAGTGATTGATTTAGAAGCTGCTGGTGTCTCAAAGCCTCAAGAAGCAGTGAAAGACATTCCTTTCAATGTGAGCAGGACAGAGGTCTTGAAGGCCAAGAAAAACAGACAGAGCGAAGATCTTGACTTGATAGAAGGACGGAACATTAAACAATCTGCATTCTGTTCCGATGAGCCTGATGATTGGGTTGAGATGTTTGATGATTTGTTTCGTCAAACTGAAAAAAAGGCTACAGTTCTGCGAGAAAAGATGCGCAGCGAAGCTTCCAAGAATTCTCAGGTCATTCAAACGAAAGGAACAACTGGGGTGAAGACACGGGGCAGGAAGCCGACTAAAAATGATGTGGTGGACCTTAGGACCATCCTCATCCACTGTGCACAGGCAGTGGCAGCTGATGACCGCCGAACTGCTAATGAGTTGCTAAAGCAAATAAAACAGCATTCCAAGGTAAATGGGGATGGCAGCCAGAGGCTGGCGTTTTGCTTTGCACAGGGTCTCGAGGCTCGCTTGGCTGGCACAGGGAGCCAGCAGTACCATAGGCTTGTAGCAAAGCGGACAACCGCGTCCGACATGCTTAAGGCGTACCATCTTTACTTTGCAGCATGCCCATTCAAGAGGCTCTCACATTTCCTCTCCAATCAAACAATCTTGAGCATGACAAAAAATGCAAAGAAGGTGCACATAATTGACTTCGGCATTTATTTTGGCCTCCAATGGCCATGCCTCATCAGGCGTCTCTCCAAGAGGGAAGGTGGTCCACCAATTCTTCGCATCACGGGAATTGATGTACCCGAGCCCGGTTTCCGCCCTACCGAGCGCATCGAAGAGACGGGACAGAGGCTTGCAGAGTATGCCAAGAAGTTTGAGGTGCCTTTTGAGTACCATGGCATAGCATCAAAGTGGGAAACCATCCGTGCTGAGGATCTCAAGGTTGGCAAAGACGAAGTGGTGATTGTTAATTGCCTGTACCGTTTCAGAAATCTTATTGACGAAACAGTGGCTGTAGACAGCCCTAGGAATAGGGTGCTCAACACTATAAGGCAAGTGAATCCAGCAATTTTCATCCATGGGATTGTGAATGGGTCATACAGTGTTCCTTTCTTCATCACACGTTTCCGTGAGGCATTGTTCCATTTCTCTGCATTGTTTGACATGCTTGAGGCAACTGTGCCGCGGGATGATGACCAGCGTAGGCTCATAGAGAGGGATCTCTTTGGCCGAGAGGCACTCAATGTGATTGCATGTGAGGGCTCAGACAGAGTCGAGAGGCCAGAGACATATAAACAGTGGCAAGTCAGGAACCTGAGGGCTGGATTTGTTCAGTCTCCGCTAAACCAGGACATTGTGATAAAAGccaaagacaaagtgaaagatatATATCACAAAGATTTTGTCATAGACGAAGACAGTGGATGGCTCCTCCAAGGGTGGAAAGGAAGGATAATTTATGCTATAACTACATGGAAGCATAATAACAGTTAGGTTCTTCGTCTGCATGTCTCTTACACCATTGTTGAAGGCAGAGCTTGGCCAAGTCACCAGTATTCCAAGGTATGCACTGGGCTTTTCTTAAGTGCAATAGTATTAGTAAGTGGTTGTTTAGGTGCAACAATATTTGTAATAATTGATGGTGTAACTCTATGTATCTTTGGCACTGTGGTTTTCAAGAACGTGCAATAGATTCTTGGAGCAGAAATTTGACAATGTCGTAAAATATTTTTTCTCCAGGAATTGGCTTGAAGAATGACAGGACTCTTGTCACACTGCACTGGATTAATGTGGGTGCTTGTATACGAATTCAGTGTAGTTGCATCTATGACTATGTAGCCACTAGCCAGTACTAAGATAACCTAGAGGAAAGGAGCAGTGGTTGAGCTCTCCCTTGGCCATGGTACTGTTACTTTATTTAATTCCTACTTTTCTTCATTCTAGTTACTTCTACGACCATCCTAATTAGCAGTAACCAAATCACAGCTTCTATATTAGTTAATAAGTTAATCAAGTGCCCAGTATCATAAGGTTTTTACTTTTGACTTCCTTGAGTGTATGATATCTATGCTAATAAGAATGAGTTTGGGTTCGGCATCATCAATTCAATGGGGATATATGTTTTTTGTAGCAGTCATTTTATCATCATCAGCCTAACAAAGGTCAGAGCCATGTCTGGTTCTTGTTGTTTGATGCTCATTATTGTAATCTGATCAGACAACTAACTGAAGCACCCAATTGCATTGTTGTATGAAATAATTAAGCAAGACATGAGGTTACTTGTGAGTTTTCATGACTAATAGTTAAGTAGGTAAGTTAATAAAGCTCATGAGCTTGTCAACTAAATTGGCACGATCCCGTTTCACACACTTTGGGATTCACAGTTTCATGCCGCTAATTTGTTTAAGATTATGTGTTGTCACAACTCAAGGGCTTTGATACCTGTACTTAATTTCTCTCTACGGTTCTATTAATTTATCCAGTCAGAAACTTTCGAAACTCACGTTATCGTGTGTCTAGAAAGCTAAAAAAATAAGGGTGTTGACATCCATATATGCTATGTAGAGCGtgttccatggttatcatatttTATGCATGGAAACTAATTTGTGCTAGTCTGGTTGTACCGAAGGGAAAATGCTAAATAAATACCAACAATTCCTGATGGAAAAATTCAAAAAAGAACATTGATCTTTCATCATCGCTTCTCTGATGCTGCTGGAAATTACATGTTGTTTGGCAGATATAATTGATGGCGTAAATGGATATATGCTTTTTTGGTAATTCAGACCTTTGGCATGTTCTTGCAGCGATGTCAATCTTTTAAGAGCACAGGATATTTTTGGAGCAGTTATTTGAAAATGGCATGAAatgttcttttctttttattccagAAAATAACCTGAGGAGTGAACAAGATTGTTGTTGCACTGCACCAGATCAAGGTGCGGGGGAGCCTGTGTAAGAACTGAGTGTCAATTGCGTCTGTGCAGTAGCCGCCTTCTCTACTATTAATTGTTTAGCCAACCACCTAGGACTTTAATGTTTGTACTCTTGACATTCCTGGATCCACTTTGTTAGTAAGCCTGAGTTGGTTCCAGCATCATGCAGCATATGCATTGTCAAATCAAATGATTCAGTATCCACATTTCATTTGGTTACTTTCGCAGCGTGCGCTGCATGCTGTCGAGAAACGGCGGTCCTTGGGCTTCAGTGGGGGACTTGTTTGGAGCATTTGAGAAAACAAGCAGTGCTACAACTTCACATTTTTTTCTGTCTAAAGAACTAGTTGACGGACGGTGCTAATATAAGGATAGGATATCGGTGGATAATGGTCGATGGGTGCAAGTGCTATGCATGCAACCGCTGTCGCCATCTCTGCATTGAATATTTATTGGCTTTCTTTGGCTGCCAATGCCGACCTCTTTTTAGCTGGGCTTGCAACTCGCAAGCTGACTTTGTAGGTCAGTTGCCCTGCTGTGTTCAGCTCAACTGTTGATATGcgtatttttctttgtttcttttttagcCATCGCGGACTGGATTGAATTGAATCTCTACTCTGGCAAAAGTTAAGTAGAATTTGGTAAAGAAAAAAAGTATAGGGTCACTGCTACTTACTGTACATTGTTGCCCCCCATAATAACACTTCTCAAGTCGAATCGAGTGGAAACTAGAGTATACttgattaaaaaaatcaaaaaaatagggTGGCAAATAATTATGAAGTCTTCATGAGCTAAAGTGACATCTTCTAATGATTATTGGTGGGTTGGAAACGAACAACCTCGCCGAATCTTTATGTCGTTGGATCTTTTCCGTGACTTCAAATATTGTCTCATATACTTGTTCTTCACGTTCACGGTATCATTCTTCAAAATGATGACGGGCGATGAACGAATTGGTGGCGGCACGGGATGGGCGGCGGatgtgaaggggggggggggggggggggggtggtgaagATAAAGCTGATGTGGACATGGAACCAACCGCCGAGGTTTCCTGTGTGCGCTCACCGCCATAATGATGATGGGGTGACGCCTCTCTTGTCCTTGAGATTGACTTCACTAGTGGTGTTTTGCCGGAGGAAATTGCACAAAGCATCAACTATTGGCTATTGCCGTTGATTTTGGAGAGAATGTATATTTTATCAGTTTGTGCTATATATTGGTGTAGTCTCTTGCAGCTAAGTCTAATCGAGCATTTAGGTAGGTTTACATGATTTCCGGCAAGTGGATCTCGTTGGTAAGTTCACGGGTGACAAAAAAACCGGCCACATCAGCTGGCCAAATAAAAAACCTTTGGTCCAATTGCACTGAAATTTCCCCAGATTAGTATTGAGTACAGTACATCATgtgtattttttccttttttttgaacatgctaaatttcaaaaaaaaagaagagcTAACTAACATTCCCATGCTAATC
This window of the Triticum aestivum cultivar Chinese Spring chromosome 5D, IWGSC CS RefSeq v2.1, whole genome shotgun sequence genome carries:
- the LOC123120446 gene encoding scarecrow-like protein 9, whose product is MTSTPQPPRDRAHAAPPAQDLTGLGLAAARSLRHRPPRQGSMPSGSVEHQTISGSLIHSMIQFCGAPEYFMFNDPQPVIPHHVAAEPSHNAPVATLSRATNTETDNPEDWEFISDESLNYISRMLMEEDIDEKVSVYQEESATLRATAKPFYDILGHKFPPSPDRTLTTWSLDSPSESSSSGHAQSLSSVGTSGSIGGAVHSNQCHNVGHSEQLEAYRGLCGRSSQPLVAPPSGVSDAAESLEDPLITNGRIPEYLFESLPTWDFRRGVEEAQKFLPGGDKLVIDLEAAGVSKPQEAVKDIPFNVSRTEVLKAKKNRQSEDLDLIEGRNIKQSAFCSDEPDDWVEMFDDLFRQTEKKATVLREKMRSEASKNSQVIQTKGTTGVKTRGRKPTKNDVVDLRTILIHCAQAVAADDRRTANELLKQIKQHSKVNGDGSQRLAFCFAQGLEARLAGTGSQQYHRLVAKRTTASDMLKAYHLYFAACPFKRLSHFLSNQTILSMTKNAKKVHIIDFGIYFGLQWPCLIRRLSKREGGPPILRITGIDVPEPGFRPTERIEETGQRLAEYAKKFEVPFEYHGIASKWETIRAEDLKVGKDEVVIVNCLYRFRNLIDETVAVDSPRNRVLNTIRQVNPAIFIHGIVNGSYSVPFFITRFREALFHFSALFDMLEATVPRDDDQRRLIERDLFGREALNVIACEGSDRVERPETYKQWQVRNLRAGFVQSPLNQDIVIKAKDKVKDIYHKDFVIDEDSGWLLQGWKGRIIYAITTWKHNNS